Below is a window of Camelina sativa cultivar DH55 chromosome 11, Cs, whole genome shotgun sequence DNA.
ATACGTAGCCTTAAAGTTCAATCTTAATTAATTCCATCAATGAACCTTGTGTGTTTTCCAGCCTCAAGATATTCTATCCGGTTTCTTGCTCAAACTCTTCACCATCTGATTCCTCTGCATTGTCTGCATCATCATCCTCTGCTTCATTATCATCCTCTTCTTGTTGGTTGTCAACTACTGGTTTTCCAATTACCGGTAAAGCAGGACTCATCTTTCTGATCTCATTGCACTGCACCAAACCCAAGAATTACTTATACTTGTCTTAACATTTCATCAGAACAACATTAATATTGAAAACTAGTCCCactgatctttctccttttaaGACTCCCATATCtataatcaaataatcaaatatatgaGTGAAACGATGTAAATATGACGCGCATACAATTAAAGGAGAAGCCAAAACATCACATGACAAGGAGACAGGTGGTGAGGTTAAGCTTCTAGTACATAATGTTTGAGAACAGATTCTTGTCTAAAGTTCACAATGGCTGATTCCAAATCAGTAACTGAAACATcggtttttcctttttgcttatTTCCTTACTCTTTGTTTCAATGATTCAGGACAACGGAACTAGATTTAAAACACTGAAATGGTAGTCAATGTACAGGTAGACTCAGATTCTTTTTCCAAACTAAATCTAGGAACCAAACCATACTAAACTTCTAGATCATCCACAGATCTTCTCGTCTACTTATACATGTTTGCGGGTCTAACCAAAACTATACAAAATGATAGTCAAATGAACAAAAATGCCTATATCCATGGACTCTACATTGAAAAGACAACACTAGAATCACAATTCAGCATTGGAATCCactaaaaatccaaactttttgaTCCAGAAACAGTAGTCCATCGGTTAGAGCATCATGGTATCATATAGAAAACGAACTgcctaaaaacaaataaaatatcacgACGGATCGAAATAAAGATTGATAATTTAGCATCCGGTTATCTTCAAATAAAAGGTTCGCAATCAAAAATCAGCTCTAATTACATGAAAGTAAAAGAGTTAAGATTGAAACAATTATGCGTCAGTAACTACTCTCGAAAAGTGAAATCAGCAGATTccgaaagaagagagaagatacCTTTTCTTCGAACTCAGCTTCTTCCATGGCGAGAAGCATCTCCTCGTTCTGCGGTTGAGGCCACTGTAAAGGAAGCAAATAAGACGCCGGTATTTCCTTCGTCGACGACGGGAACTGACTCATCAACGTCGGAAACTGTAACATTCTTCGTCTTCTCCCTTTCTTACTTTTCTCGTGGAGGAGGGAGGACGACAAAATACATTAAACGACCAGCAGCAGCAGGTTTATctaaactctgcgttttggtaATGGGCTTTAATCCATGTTTAGCCCATAACTATTGCGTAATCTTTGTCTTATGCATTTTAATTactgttttctaaaaaaaggttaaaagcATTTACTCTAGTGCTATGCTATGTCTAGTGAGCCCTTCACTTTAGATATTGTAAAGAGAAGTGTTTCTTACACGTAGGCCCATTGGGCCACAACCTACCTTCCCGCGCGTGACTTCATCTTGAAAcctatttacaaaataaaaataaattcgaacaaaaaaaaatacatacaagTGCATCTGATCTTCGATTggtaaaatacaaatatttgatTACCTATAGGCTATAGTACATTAGTACTATATACTAGACTATAAAACATCGATATCACAAGATTTAATGTTCCTATGTTGTATTCCACTAGCTAGCTAATTTAACTTGGATGTCATTCACTGTCAGTACTGCTGTTTATATACAGTCTCTAATCGTAATTTAAAGAAGCCAGTTATAGATAAGATATTGACTATCAATCTTGCAAATATGTAGTGTATGAATAGTTGTAAAAGCTGTACATTGTGTAAAAAACTTAGGGTAAAACGAAAAAGCCATCacattgttattttaaaaaggcCAAACACACCTTCATAAAGGTTAAgtctttatactttttttttcccacacCCATTTCCTGTGAGAAAGAAACTTCGCATGCGGGAATATAACAATACGGCCTTGCTTCTCCAAACAACGACACAAAACCTATCTTTATATTACTtccacacatatatatgtacgtCTACTACAAGTCTTGTAATCTCTGAGTTTGTGTATGTCTacattacaatatatatatatatatagctttataGCGATATAGATTTAGAAAGCAACATAAGTCATGTTTCTTGCTTCAGGTCTTTATCACCAGAAGCTTGTGTTCTTGATCGTGATTTATTACCTCACTGAGattgatgctgatgatgatgatggtggaaGGTATTGTTCTGGCTAATAAGTCACCTTGAAGCCTTCGATTCCATTTGATGAAGCTAAATGGGGGAATAAGCATTCCTGGTCCGATCCATTTCAATGgttattatatatcttattatattttaaaataactcgATAATGTTCAAGTTTGTATTCGATGTTTTGATCACTGTTACAGTGTTACGTATGTAAAATTCTCATAAAATGTATTGGTAGCCATATCATTAATAATTCCAAGTCAACGACTTTTACTTTGAAAggaatgctttttttttgacTGATTCACTCGGGAATTTTGGTTACGTCCTAAACCCACGAATACGTTagtgctttttttctttctttctagtaCTGATTACCCGGAAATTTTCGTTACGTCCTAAACCCACGAATACGTAAAAGTGCTTCCAAACGAAAGCACGGAGACAACCCGTATTTTCTTGATGTTAAACATTTGACAATATGCGAATTTAAAAACCAACCATATAATAAAAACCAATTAATAAATCAACTACAAGTCTAATGTTAGTCATGTTTATAGATAGAGTAAGAGACCGCCGGAGAAACCTTAAATGTAATCTACATAATGACTCTGAATGGAGTTATGTttgtgttaaaagaaaaatgtggtTGGAACTTGGAACTTGGTAGTTGTGTGTCATTAAGCCAACATAAATTAACTAAacgctttttatttattttcttaacgtctttgaaaagtaaaactaagattttaaaaaaacattccTTGTCAAATTGTCAATTGTTCTTTCTTTCGTTTTGGCTTCTTCCGGACACACTTGCTCCAACATTTCCACACTGAGACACGACCATAAAGAGTCCGCTTAATCGTCTTTCTTTGGTACCAAAAACAATGGCGAACAATCAAAGAAAGATAAGCCTACTCGtctcctttctcttttctgTTTCCTTGTCATGCCTCTGTTTATCTCCGATTCCGGCATCAGCTCGTCGTCAGGAACTCAGGTTCGGTGCGAACGGCGAGTTCAAGATACTTCAGGTTGCTGATATGCATTTCGCAAACGGTGCCACAACCCCGTGTCTAGACGTTCTTCCTAGCCAGATAGCTCACTGTTCTGACCTCAACACCACAACCTTCATGTCACGAGTCATCGCCGCCGAGAAGCCTGATCTCATCGTCTTCACCGgtaaaaaaatcccaaatttttaacaaatcccTAATCTTGTCCTTTGTCGATTATTACAAATCCgatttatatttagaaaaatctGAACTTTATGGTTGTGTTTGCATAAACCctgattttgaatttaatgcaatttattaCCTTTGTGGGGTTTTGGTTTCGTTTCAGGTGATAATATTTTTGGGTCTGATGCTAAAGACGCTGTCAAGTCtctaaacgctgcgtttgctcCTGCTATTGAGTCTAAGATCCCTTGGGTTGCTGTTTTGGGAAACCATGATCAAGAATCTACCTTGACAAGACAAGGACTCATGAATCACATTGTGAAGCTTCCAAACACTTTATCTCAAGTGAATCCTCCTGAAGCTGCTCATTACATTGATGGTTTTGGTAATTACAATCTCAAAGTCCATGGAGCTGCTGATTCCAATCTACAGAACAAGTCTATTCTTAATCTTTATTTTCTCGATAGTGGAGATTACTCTAGTGTTCCTTCCCTGAAAAGTAAATATGATTGGGTCAAAACTTCTCAGCAGTTTTGGTTCGACCGCACTTCAAAACGTCTCCaggtatatataattatattaatgatgAGATGAAACATATCTTATTTGTTGATATTGACATTGTTGTTTTGACTTGTTATTGCAGAAAGAGTACAATGCTAAGCCTAATCCTCAACAAGGTAAAGCTCCAGGACTAGCTTACTTCCACATTCCATTACCAGAGTTTTGGAGTTTCGATTCAAAGAACGCTACAAAAGGAGTGAGACAAGAAGGTACATCCGCGGCTTGTACAAACTCAGGTTTCTTCACGACATTGGTAGCTAGAGGAGATGTGAAATCTGTGTTTGTTGGTCACGACCATACCAACGACTTTTGCGGTGAACTCAAAGGGTTGAATCTATGCTATGGTGGTGGATTTGGGTATCATGCTTATGGTAAAGCAGGATGGGAGAGAAGAGCAAGAGTTGTGGTTGTTGATTTgaacaagaagaggaaagaCACTTGGGGAGATGTGAAATCAATTAGGACATGGAAGAGGCTTGATGATAAGCATCTCTCTGTTATTGACTCTCAAGTTCTTTGGAACAGTTCTGCAAACGGATTAGTTGCTCCTCGTTTATGATTTCACCATTTCATGTGGTTATGTTTTGATCTGTCTACTAAAAATGTTCGGTGTTTGGTTCTATAGATACggttaaaccaaataaataaaagaaacagtTTCTCATTGAGTTAGTTGAAGCTTGGTTTGGTGTAATTGACCttcaaaaacatatacatatgaTGAATTTTGATTACAGCATTAGTAATCTACATACTAGTATAAATAAATTTCGGTAACATTTGATCAGCaacttttggttttgatttaaaattCCTGATTATGATCAGTATGCTTATCAGACCTatttaacttaatatataaGAATTGGGAATTAGTAAACAATTAGCCCGtatagctcagtggtagagcgtCAGTCTTGTAAACTGAAGGTCCGTAGTTCGATCCTGCGTGTGGGCACTTTTTGGGTTTATTTCGTCATGAAGAAACGACATCGTTGAGTACTAACGATGTCGTTTAACTGAAAAACCCCTGACGTTGTCGTTCATCTTCATCCGTCGTCACTCTCTCTTGTTTGACGAGTTTTTGTGGTttcttagggtttttttttttttgatccgCAATGGCGAATCTAATGCATAGATTCATCAAGAGCAAGTCTTGCTTCAATTCAATCCAGAGGCTTACTAGTACTACTCCTTCTCTCTTCACATACCAGAAGCCCttcttcatcaacaacaacaacatcgaGTCTGCTTTTGAGAAGCCCGATCCAGTTTCTCTAGTTAACCCTGTGACTACAGTCTCCGGAAATGATTCCAGTAATCAACCTATGCGGTTTTACCCAAGTTTCTCTATTGGGTTATGCTTGAATCCCAATGATAAGATCCAAGGTCTGGATCTAGCTGAAACAaaggatgaggaggaggaggaggaggaggagaaaggtGCGAAGGAGATTGTGATTTACGCTGAtagtgtgaagaagaagaggaagaagaagatgaacaagcaCAAGTATAGGAAACTCAGGAAACAGCTTGGTCGCAAGTCGTAGATTTTGCTGCTGCTTTATTATTTTGCTATTCCGGTGAGAAAATTACTACTTTCATGTCTTCTTAATGATTGGGGGATTCAAAGGACGAACCTTTTTTCTTGAACTAGAACATAATGTTTCTAAGTTTCTCTGAATAGCTTTGAGATTTCCAAATTCCAAATTACATTGCATTGTTATTAGTCTGTGTTCTTCGTTTGAAGCCAACAcaattctaataaaaaaaaattagcactCAGGTGCAGAGTGTTATGTCTCGATGATAACTTCAGTTGTTTGAATTCTTTAGGATTTTTTTAAGTGCAGAAATTTGGAGTGATGAAAGATGGCATTTTCAGTGTCTTAAGTTTGCTGGTTAGTTGGATGTTCCAAGTTTGTGTTTTTCCTTCTATTGTACTGTGCCAGTATGGTTTCCTCATATCTGACATATCATAAGCTTAGATGTTAGTGATTCTTTAAACTGTATGAGTGTATACTTTTCATGTTTCGCTTGCCTTGGGTACTTGTTATGGATGGTTGAACCGGTTTTGGTTCTAGCGCTAAGTGTTACAATGAGATTACTACTTTAAGCTTTAACTAGAATACTCTGACTCACATGGCATTCTTGTGGAATCTTAGACGATTCATATGGTGAAGTCTCCCATTGTGTCATCCATGTAGTTTTGCCATCGTGTTTTAGAAAGTCGATGTTTATTTCGGTTGTTGCGAATGGGTTGTATCCTCAGATTGTTTGGTGTTTGATCACTAACTGATGAACAGTCTGATGGATTTTCGACTTCTTTACCAACGTTATGTCTTGAGTTAGATAGAGAGGATACCGGTTTTCGACTTTATTTGTGTACCTAGAAATGGTTTGACATTTTCAAGACTCCCATATGCAGAGTTTGCAGACATATATAGCGAGTCATGGTAGTTTCTCTGTGTGGGCATTTAAAGACTTGCAATTGCAACTTGTAGTTCTTCACATCAGAAGAATGACACTAACCATTCCAAGTATGAAAGTTTGTGTTTCTCTGCTTTCCCTGCGTCAATAGGGTTGTTGTTCCAACTCTACcggtttttatttttgacattctCGTTTGTTGGATATGGCTCATTTGCCAAGGCTGCAACCTTAGAGAATAATGGGTTATGATCTTGAACCTACTTATTGGCATTGTTCAAAGCCTTTGATTATCTGTTCTTTCTCGATGAACAGAGGATTTTCCTCTGATTACTGTTCCAAGATGATTGGATATATGCTTAGTTCATCTTTGTTTGATGTTAGTGGTTAATGTCTATTaacattcaaaatttcaaactaataactctttatctttttcctttGTACTGCATAACATAATTGAGtttaagaataacaaaaaatataacttttgcTATATACAGTATCTCACTTTTGTTTCTGCTAACATCGATAACAAAACTCTAGAGAATCGTCACAGAGAATCAAAAGAGATAATATCTTAGACTTCTAAGCTAACACCTACAAGCTAAGTGGATCATTTAAAAACTTCATTCTCATCTTCATTTGCGTACGGGAGAATTAGGCACAAGCCTTGAGATGTGGGAAGAACGGATTCAACGAGAACATTTGGTGCCAACAGTTTGCTTCTATGGTCGAAAACGTATTGCAACATGCGGCTCCAATGTGTCCAAATTGGCCAGATAAATtgaattgtaaatttcaagTACACATCCTTGGACATTAAAGATCGATAACCAACATTTTACCGGATTGACGAGAGAAATTGGAGAAAAATATACTTGGCATTGTTGGCTCTGTTTGAGCTACTTCCAGTCCCAGTGTGCTCAAAACGGCAGCACATAATACTATAACTAAGATCAAAGAAGCAATAGCTTTGGAATTTATCCCCATCTATATTTCTGATCCTacctttttcttgttctttcttctctcttttaagttttaagctTGGGGTTAGATACGTGGATGGTTTTAGGAATAAGTTTAATGTTATAGGGTTAGATAGAAATATGACTTTAGTAAAGGTAATATAAGAAACGTatccaaaattttaagtttcgtgtgtttttaaaagttttgtgtgtTCAGAGCGACAAACAAGAATGTCATCAGtgcaattaaaattataaatcagaTACTATTAACAAACTCAAAATAtcatacaatataaaattaatatatataatattttagccgtttccttttcttcttttgtatgttttagTTTTCCCTTTAGTTCATACGTGGTTGAATATCTGGTCACTTTGTATTTTATCATGATACGGAATCATTATTGTCGTCTAGtatgaaaagttgaaaacatcggTGGCTGCATGGCTCCACTACTCAGAAAGCTTGACGGGTTGTCAATTTGTCACTTACCACACATGCATGGACATGGTACTTATTTCatgttgttttcctttttatatgTAACTAAAAAAAGGATCTTAGACTAAGTTTCATGTATGATATATGGTTTCATCAATAAAATAAGTTGcccaattttgtgattttgtgattAAAGTTGCCCAATTTTTCTTAATCtatttctcaaaatattttgtttagggtttaagattaAAAAGAATGACAAGAATTTGATTGTGAATATGATATGAATATTTGCAAGTAAAATGCATTCATCTGGTAGTTAAGCAGTATGAGTAGAAATGTAAGACACGAAACCACAATGCGTGGTTCATCTGTTCCCCACGCGTCTTTCCTTTTTTGCCAGTCGACGAAAGAATGATTAAAGAAATATCTTGTTTTAAACTTATATGATTAAGCACATGTTTGTTTCTAATAATTTGCCTTTGTTTGCTTTCGAATCCTCCTCAATTATGATCAACCTTTCCACCATATTAGTGACTAAGACCGCTTGGTCAATTTTGATCTCctaaatttaatttctattCTTTTCCTTGCAATTTCTCATTTTATGATCATGCATAGTTGATACTACTGTGATTGACTAGACCGATCCAACTTGAGTATCATTTAGATCTTTTAATGATTCATATGCAATCAGGTTTATGCATATAAATTAGCAGACCAATCAGCGACAAAGAATAATTATACATGATACATCTTGTCAAAATAATATCAACCCAAACTATAACTCtgaaattatttagatttaacaatcCTTTGAATCCCATGTATTGTTGTTAGCGTGTTTTAACCGCATTCAACAattctgtatatatttttaccaCAACGTCTCCAAAACCTTAATTGTATGTTGTAACCATTAACCAAtatcacatttatatatataaatctgaCCAAACAAAGACaggttgaaacttgaaagggTTACTCATCGACAAATTTAACCCAATCAACCGGTCCAAAAGACAaaatacacacaaacaaaacctcCAACTCTAATAATGGTTTCTAACAAACACTCATTGTCTAATCTAAATGCcatatattttacaatattCATATTAACTTGTTCCGGATTCTGATGaaatcttctacttcttctttaaaTAACACTtcacttttgttcttctttgattGGGACAACGAAGACATGGCTTTCGCGGACGCAACTCTTCTCACCAGAACCTTCCACTTCGTCTCCTCAACCATTTTCTTGTCCTTTTCACCTCTTTTTTTAAATTGCCTATTCCAATcaccaaaatagaaaaaagttgACAACGATATCAGATTTTTATgctttcaaaaatatcttttaacaaatatcttttgattaaaaaaaaaaaaagaaaaacaaatatcttttaacaatttcaacaaaacaaaatatttccaGCCGTCCGATCACGACTCATCATCTAATAAGTAGGCTACCAtcacaaaacatataattataattggcgccgaaagttttaa
It encodes the following:
- the LOC104726920 gene encoding nucleolin-like, coding for MLQFPTLMSQFPSSTKEIPASYLLPLQWPQPQNEEMLLAMEEAEFEEKCNEIRKMSPALPVIGKPVVDNQQEEDDNEAEDDDADNAEESDGEEFEQETG
- the LOC104726921 gene encoding probable inactive purple acid phosphatase 29, whose protein sequence is MANNQRKISLLVSFLFSVSLSCLCLSPIPASARRQELRFGANGEFKILQVADMHFANGATTPCLDVLPSQIAHCSDLNTTTFMSRVIAAEKPDLIVFTGDNIFGSDAKDAVKSLNAAFAPAIESKIPWVAVLGNHDQESTLTRQGLMNHIVKLPNTLSQVNPPEAAHYIDGFGNYNLKVHGAADSNLQNKSILNLYFLDSGDYSSVPSLKSKYDWVKTSQQFWFDRTSKRLQKEYNAKPNPQQGKAPGLAYFHIPLPEFWSFDSKNATKGVRQEGTSAACTNSGFFTTLVARGDVKSVFVGHDHTNDFCGELKGLNLCYGGGFGYHAYGKAGWERRARVVVVDLNKKRKDTWGDVKSIRTWKRLDDKHLSVIDSQVLWNSSANGLVAPRL
- the LOC104726922 gene encoding uncharacterized protein LOC104726922, yielding MANLMHRFIKSKSCFNSIQRLTSTTPSLFTYQKPFFINNNNIESAFEKPDPVSLVNPVTTVSGNDSSNQPMRFYPSFSIGLCLNPNDKIQGLDLAETKDEEEEEEEEKGAKEIVIYADSVKKKRKKKMNKHKYRKLRKQLGRKS